A DNA window from Amycolatopsis sp. DSM 110486 contains the following coding sequences:
- a CDS encoding ferredoxin, with translation MKVVIDQARCVGAGQCVLAAPEVFDQREDDGIVVLLDENPPEQLHNQVREAAQICPALAIELES, from the coding sequence ATGAAGGTGGTCATCGACCAGGCCCGGTGCGTCGGAGCGGGCCAGTGCGTGCTCGCGGCGCCGGAGGTGTTCGACCAGCGCGAGGACGACGGCATCGTGGTGCTGCTGGACGAGAACCCGCCCGAACAGCTGCACAACCAGGTCCGCGAGGCGGCGCAGATCTGCCCCGCACTGGCGATCGAACTGGAGAGCTGA
- a CDS encoding carboxymuconolactone decarboxylase family protein, which yields MTTNHIRLPEHAPRLDWMKLAPDVFKAMLRLDTAAKKNLDPDLVNLVKIRASQLNHCAFCLDMHSKDALATGESAERILQLDAWAESRHFYTAREIAAIELTEAITVITDGFVPNDVYAKAAKEFDETELAHLIAAITTINAFNRFGVSTRMVPGHYTPNA from the coding sequence ATGACGACGAATCACATACGCCTCCCGGAGCACGCTCCACGCCTCGACTGGATGAAGCTGGCCCCAGACGTGTTCAAGGCGATGCTGCGCCTGGACACCGCGGCGAAGAAGAACCTCGACCCCGACCTGGTCAACCTGGTCAAGATCCGCGCGTCGCAGCTCAACCACTGCGCTTTCTGCCTCGACATGCACAGCAAGGACGCCCTGGCCACTGGTGAATCCGCGGAACGGATCCTGCAACTGGACGCGTGGGCGGAATCGCGGCACTTCTACACCGCACGGGAAATCGCGGCGATCGAACTCACCGAGGCGATCACCGTGATCACCGACGGATTCGTCCCGAACGACGTGTACGCGAAGGCGGCGAAGGAGTTCGACGAAACCGAACTCGCCCACCTCATCGCGGCCATCACCACCATCAACGCGTTCAACCGCTTCGGCGTGTCGACTCGCATGGTGCCCGGCCACTACACGCCGAACGCCTGA
- a CDS encoding fumarylacetoacetate hydrolase family protein, whose product MKLLSYRGRDGLDRVGVVADGVVREVSPERAAGPAGLSPMRRLIAASGSPAGEVPLADGPGVPLDEVRVLPPVPDPTKIVAAPVNYVDHQAEMSQSVHVGSLGVFLKAPSSLIGAGDVVRLPYTDRRFDQEGELAVVIGRTARGVPAADALSHVFGYTCLLDITMRGGEDRSTRKSFDTFTPMGPWLVTPDEVGPLETLRLTCSVNGTLRQDADVRDLIWDVPALIEYVSSVMTLHPGDVISTGTPAGVGAINDGDSVTAAVTRVGELTVGVSAAGAVTCPTLGAGAGPVPPAELTPVRARTAN is encoded by the coding sequence ATGAAGTTGCTCAGTTACCGCGGCCGCGACGGCCTCGACCGGGTCGGCGTCGTCGCCGACGGCGTGGTGCGCGAGGTCTCACCGGAACGCGCCGCCGGGCCGGCCGGGCTCAGCCCGATGCGGCGCCTCATCGCGGCGTCCGGGTCTCCCGCGGGGGAGGTCCCGCTCGCCGACGGTCCCGGCGTCCCGCTCGACGAGGTCCGCGTGCTGCCGCCGGTGCCGGATCCGACCAAGATCGTGGCCGCGCCGGTGAACTACGTGGACCACCAGGCCGAGATGAGCCAGAGCGTGCACGTCGGCTCGCTCGGCGTGTTCCTCAAGGCACCCTCGTCGCTGATCGGTGCCGGCGACGTGGTCCGCCTGCCCTACACCGACCGCCGGTTCGACCAGGAGGGTGAGCTGGCCGTGGTGATCGGCCGCACGGCCCGCGGGGTGCCCGCGGCCGACGCACTGTCGCATGTGTTCGGCTACACGTGCCTGCTCGACATCACCATGCGCGGCGGCGAGGACCGCTCCACCCGCAAGTCGTTCGACACCTTCACGCCGATGGGGCCCTGGCTGGTGACGCCGGACGAGGTCGGTCCACTCGAGACACTCCGGCTGACCTGCTCGGTGAACGGCACCCTGCGCCAGGACGCCGACGTCCGCGACCTCATCTGGGACGTGCCCGCGCTCATCGAGTACGTCTCGTCGGTGATGACACTCCATCCTGGTGACGTCATCAGCACCGGCACGCCGGCCGGCGTCGGGGCCATCAACGACGGCGATTCGGTGACCGCGGCCGTGACGCGGGTCGGCGAGCTGACCGTCGGCGTCAGCGCGGCCGGTGCCGTCACCTGCCCGACCCTGGGCGCGGGGGCGGGCCCGGTGCCGCCGGCCGAGCTCACCCCCGTCCGCGCTCGCACGGCGAACTGA
- a CDS encoding MarR family winged helix-turn-helix transcriptional regulator: MRNTAIGSSPPPQAPGPVTLVLPPDTTAGHLIRRAQQAHTALWSAEVGTEVTGPQYAILSALSRRSGVDQVTAGRAASLDKSTTADIVDRLRRKDWIQRDRDTGDGRRYLLSLTPSAKAMLPDLTARVETVQDRLLHPLGPNLRRSFGRLLGQVAYQGPVPTGGKDEDKDIEVLRLSSTPGHLIRRAEQVHGALWTRHVGTQLTPSQYALLCSLVWRPAIDQTAAGEMASLDKSSAADIVARLRRRGWLLDTRDETDRRRKLLVLTDLARYTLAEVTPAVQTVQRDLVAPLSPAEQDKLISLLRRVAYQ, encoded by the coding sequence GTGCGAAACACCGCCATCGGCAGCAGCCCACCTCCCCAGGCACCGGGACCGGTCACCCTCGTGCTGCCACCCGACACGACGGCCGGGCACCTCATCCGCCGCGCCCAGCAGGCGCACACGGCGCTGTGGTCAGCCGAGGTCGGCACCGAAGTCACCGGCCCGCAGTACGCGATCCTGAGCGCGCTGAGCCGCCGGTCGGGGGTCGACCAGGTCACCGCGGGCCGCGCGGCGTCACTGGACAAGTCGACGACGGCCGACATCGTCGACCGGCTGCGGCGCAAGGACTGGATCCAGCGTGACCGCGACACCGGCGACGGCCGCCGGTACCTGCTGTCGCTGACCCCCTCGGCCAAGGCGATGCTGCCCGACCTCACCGCCCGGGTGGAGACGGTGCAGGACCGGCTGCTGCACCCGCTGGGACCGAACCTGCGGCGCAGCTTCGGCAGACTGCTGGGCCAAGTGGCCTACCAGGGGCCGGTGCCCACCGGAGGCAAGGACGAGGACAAGGACATCGAGGTGCTGCGGCTCAGCTCGACGCCCGGCCACCTCATCCGGCGGGCCGAGCAAGTGCACGGCGCACTCTGGACCCGGCACGTCGGCACCCAGCTCACGCCATCGCAGTACGCGCTGCTGTGCAGCCTCGTCTGGCGCCCGGCCATCGACCAGACCGCGGCCGGCGAGATGGCGTCGCTCGACAAGTCCAGTGCCGCGGACATCGTGGCGCGACTGCGGCGGCGAGGCTGGCTGCTCGACACCCGGGACGAGACCGACCGGCGGCGCAAGCTCCTGGTGCTCACCGACCTCGCGCGCTACACGCTCGCCGAGGTGACGCCCGCGGTGCAGACCGTTCAGCGCGACCTGGTGGCACCGCTGTCTCCCGCCGAACAGGACAAGCTGATCAGCCTGCTGCGGCGCGTCGCGTACCAATGA
- a CDS encoding MIP/aquaporin family protein: MNTAPVLLRRLSFAYAADEFVLTTVLLFLTVTEVRWLRDPGGTLYIANLPRALAVIGVLSGAMLIGLMLSPLGRRSGGHMNPAVTVALWLMNDFPGRRVAPYVLAQLTGSVAGAALGRLAWGQVVTHPQIAIAAISPAPGWQPASVFLAEAGFMALLMLVVGSFSGHARLIPYVIGLSVGLVIALLGPRSGGSLNPARQLGPAILSGHLGDLWIYLIAPVLGAVFGAVLHRLLHTRRTSPLWTVVLEPVRAGPCRHRG, from the coding sequence GTGAATACCGCTCCTGTCCTGCTACGCCGGTTGTCCTTCGCATACGCCGCCGACGAATTCGTGCTCACCACCGTGTTGCTGTTCCTCACGGTGACCGAGGTCCGGTGGCTGCGTGATCCGGGAGGCACGCTTTACATCGCCAACTTGCCCCGCGCGCTGGCCGTGATCGGGGTACTCAGCGGGGCGATGCTCATCGGACTCATGCTGAGCCCGCTCGGCAGGCGCAGCGGGGGACACATGAACCCCGCCGTGACGGTCGCACTGTGGCTGATGAACGACTTCCCGGGGCGTCGCGTCGCGCCGTATGTGCTCGCCCAGCTCACGGGTTCGGTGGCGGGCGCCGCCCTCGGGCGGCTGGCGTGGGGGCAGGTGGTCACCCACCCGCAGATCGCGATTGCCGCGATCAGCCCCGCGCCCGGCTGGCAGCCCGCTTCCGTCTTCCTCGCGGAAGCGGGCTTCATGGCCCTCTTGATGCTCGTGGTTGGAAGCTTCTCCGGTCACGCCCGCCTGATTCCGTACGTCATCGGGCTGTCGGTCGGCCTGGTGATCGCACTCCTCGGGCCGCGCAGCGGTGGTTCGCTCAACCCGGCCCGCCAGCTCGGGCCGGCCATCCTCAGCGGACACCTCGGCGATCTGTGGATCTACCTGATCGCCCCGGTCCTGGGCGCCGTGTTCGGGGCTGTGCTCCACCGCCTGCTCCACACCCGACGCACCAGTCCACTCTGGACAGTCGTCCTCGAACCAGTCCGCGCCGGACCGTGCCGACACCGCGGATGA
- a CDS encoding cytochrome P450: MSRPPGCPFDPPAEFRDLRADEPISRVRLWDGKIAWLVTRFDDVREVLADPRFSADMTNPGFPSHSAGVSVTRQKHPTFLNMDDPEHARHRRMLTRDFMIKRVEALRPRIQRHVDELLDEFTAGPQPADLVTGFALPVTSSVISELLGVPYEDHEFFQRQSGLLISGETGADEALEAFATIREYLGGLVERKAAEPAPDVISHLLEIERAGGLSRDELINMLNLLLRAGHETTANMIALGTLALLQNPAQLAALKADTSPAVVANAVEELLRYLTITHYGRRRVALEDVEVAGRLIRKGEGVVAANDSANRDPEAFGDNPDELDLSRSARHHLTFGYGVHQCLGQPLARVELQVVYPTLLRRLPDLRLAAPVSELPFKTKNVFYGLFAMPVEW, encoded by the coding sequence ATGTCCCGCCCGCCGGGCTGTCCGTTCGACCCGCCCGCCGAGTTCCGCGACCTGCGCGCGGACGAGCCGATCTCCCGCGTGCGGTTGTGGGACGGCAAGATCGCCTGGCTGGTCACCCGCTTCGACGACGTCCGCGAGGTGCTGGCCGACCCGCGGTTCAGCGCGGACATGACCAACCCGGGCTTCCCCAGCCACAGCGCGGGCGTTTCCGTGACCCGCCAGAAGCACCCCACGTTCTTGAACATGGACGACCCCGAGCACGCCAGGCACCGCCGGATGCTCACCCGGGACTTCATGATCAAGCGGGTCGAGGCGCTGCGCCCGCGCATCCAGCGGCACGTCGACGAGCTGCTCGACGAGTTCACGGCCGGCCCACAGCCCGCCGACCTGGTCACCGGATTCGCACTGCCGGTCACCTCGTCGGTGATCTCCGAACTGCTCGGTGTTCCGTACGAAGATCACGAGTTCTTCCAGCGGCAGAGTGGGTTGCTCATCTCCGGTGAGACCGGTGCGGACGAGGCGTTGGAGGCGTTCGCCACGATCCGCGAGTACCTCGGTGGCCTGGTCGAGCGCAAGGCCGCCGAGCCCGCACCGGACGTGATCAGCCACCTGCTCGAAATCGAGCGCGCGGGCGGCCTGAGCCGCGACGAGTTGATCAACATGCTCAACCTGCTGCTGCGCGCCGGGCACGAGACGACCGCCAACATGATCGCGCTCGGGACGTTGGCGCTGCTTCAGAACCCCGCCCAGCTCGCCGCGTTGAAGGCCGACACTTCGCCGGCAGTGGTGGCGAACGCGGTCGAGGAGTTGCTGCGCTACCTGACGATCACGCACTACGGCCGGCGGCGCGTCGCGCTCGAGGACGTCGAGGTCGCGGGCAGGCTGATCCGCAAGGGCGAGGGCGTGGTGGCGGCCAACGACTCGGCCAATCGCGACCCGGAGGCGTTCGGCGACAACCCCGACGAGCTGGACCTGTCCCGGTCCGCGCGGCACCACCTCACCTTCGGCTACGGGGTCCACCAGTGCCTCGGGCAGCCGCTGGCGCGCGTCGAGCTGCAAGTGGTGTACCCCACGCTGCTGCGGCGCCTGCCGGATCTGCGGCTCGCGGCGCCGGTGAGCGAACTGCCGTTCAAGACGAAGAACGTGTTCTACGGGCTCTTCGCGATGCCCGTCGAGTGGTAA
- a CDS encoding ferredoxin produces the protein MKVEVEADKCIASGQCVLLSDAVFDQREDDGIVVLRVNDVPSSEEDAVRSAERICPARAIRLTTSGG, from the coding sequence ATGAAGGTCGAAGTGGAAGCCGACAAGTGCATCGCGTCGGGGCAGTGCGTGCTGTTGTCCGACGCGGTGTTCGACCAGCGTGAGGACGACGGGATCGTCGTGCTCCGCGTGAACGACGTGCCTTCGTCCGAAGAGGACGCCGTCCGCAGCGCCGAACGGATCTGTCCCGCGCGGGCGATCCGCCTGACCACGTCGGGCGGGTGA
- a CDS encoding FAD-dependent monooxygenase translates to MVTTPLPTLIVGGGIGGLAAALSVARAGREVHLLERAAEFTEIGAGLQFGPNAIRMLDRLGLLTELLDVAVLPRHGVMRHAITADPLTTLDLGGAFRERYGYPYVVVHRSDLLSILVEACRAEPLVRLEKNRVVAEAWADEDSAGVRCEDGATYRAELLVGADGLHSVVRKLVSVDQPVPSGFVAYRGALPMSEVRTEVSNDDVVLWVGPGLHLIQYPVRRGELYNQVAVFRSDSFGRGDEQVGPVEELFGRFGEACEEVQRHVSRIETGRCWPIYDRDPLPTWVHGRAVLLGDAAHPMLQYLGQGACQALEDALALGEAVRGSGTDIGKAVKSYDAVRVPRAGLCQTRARLWGQVWHTGDPVTLALRDRYMRSRRPDDYSELDWLYAAESAVLSS, encoded by the coding sequence ATGGTGACGACACCACTGCCCACGTTGATCGTCGGTGGCGGTATCGGCGGGCTTGCCGCGGCGCTGTCCGTGGCGCGCGCCGGGCGCGAGGTCCACCTGCTCGAACGCGCGGCCGAGTTCACCGAGATCGGCGCCGGCCTGCAGTTCGGCCCGAACGCGATCCGGATGCTCGACCGGCTCGGCCTGCTCACCGAGCTGCTCGACGTCGCGGTGTTGCCGCGGCACGGCGTGATGCGGCACGCGATCACCGCCGACCCGCTCACCACACTCGATCTCGGCGGTGCCTTCCGGGAGCGCTACGGCTACCCCTACGTGGTGGTGCACCGCAGTGATCTGCTGTCCATTCTGGTCGAAGCCTGCCGGGCGGAACCGTTGGTGCGGCTGGAGAAAAACCGGGTCGTCGCCGAGGCGTGGGCCGACGAGGACAGCGCCGGCGTGCGCTGCGAGGACGGCGCCACGTACCGCGCCGAGCTGCTCGTCGGCGCCGATGGGCTGCACTCCGTGGTGCGCAAGCTGGTCTCCGTCGACCAGCCGGTGCCGAGCGGATTCGTCGCCTACCGCGGCGCGCTGCCCATGAGCGAGGTGAGGACCGAGGTCAGCAACGACGACGTGGTGCTGTGGGTAGGGCCCGGGCTGCACCTCATCCAGTACCCGGTGCGCCGCGGCGAGCTGTACAACCAGGTCGCGGTGTTCCGCAGTGACAGCTTCGGCCGCGGCGACGAGCAGGTGGGCCCGGTCGAGGAGCTGTTCGGCCGGTTCGGCGAAGCGTGCGAGGAGGTGCAGCGGCACGTCTCGCGCATCGAGACCGGCCGCTGCTGGCCGATCTACGACCGGGACCCGCTGCCCACGTGGGTGCACGGCCGGGCGGTGCTCCTCGGCGACGCGGCGCATCCGATGCTGCAGTACCTCGGCCAGGGGGCGTGCCAGGCGCTCGAGGACGCGCTGGCGCTCGGCGAAGCGGTCCGCGGGAGCGGCACCGACATCGGGAAAGCCGTGAAGTCCTACGACGCCGTCCGCGTCCCCCGCGCCGGCCTATGCCAGACGCGGGCGCGGCTGTGGGGCCAGGTCTGGCACACCGGCGACCCGGTCACACTCGCGCTGCGCGACCGGTACATGCGCTCCCGGCGGCCGGACGACTACAGCGAGCTGGACTGGTTGTACGCGGCGGAATCCGCCGTCCTTTCGTCCTGA
- a CDS encoding TetR/AcrR family transcriptional regulator — MPEEVEVSAGRTRNRRGEGDRLRREILDAASRLLSELGGEDGLTIRGVARAVGIAPASIYQHFTDRSALVAGLLDYEFARLRAAMEAAEASEDPDDVVGRVRALLHAYCRFAMENPGHHRLMMANGVTRPGPEVRPQGPLPAIVDLVITGFARCDAGGFPLRVPAERAGVIAFVGAHGRVALFHNSPERANAATMEPFVDEVVSLVFA, encoded by the coding sequence GTGCCGGAAGAAGTCGAGGTCAGCGCCGGGCGCACCCGCAACAGACGCGGCGAAGGCGACCGGCTGCGCAGGGAGATCCTCGACGCGGCCAGCCGGCTGCTGTCCGAGCTCGGCGGCGAAGACGGGCTCACGATCCGCGGCGTCGCCCGCGCGGTCGGCATCGCGCCCGCGAGCATCTACCAGCACTTCACGGACCGCTCCGCGCTCGTCGCGGGCCTGCTCGACTACGAGTTCGCCCGGCTACGCGCCGCGATGGAAGCGGCCGAAGCGAGCGAGGACCCGGACGACGTCGTCGGCCGCGTGCGGGCGCTGCTCCACGCCTACTGCCGGTTCGCCATGGAGAACCCGGGGCACCACCGGCTGATGATGGCCAACGGGGTCACCCGGCCCGGGCCCGAGGTGCGCCCGCAAGGGCCGCTGCCGGCCATCGTCGATCTGGTCATCACCGGCTTCGCTCGCTGCGACGCCGGCGGCTTCCCGCTGCGGGTACCCGCCGAGCGGGCCGGCGTGATCGCGTTCGTCGGCGCCCACGGTCGAGTCGCGCTGTTCCACAATTCGCCGGAGCGTGCGAACGCCGCCACGATGGAGCCGTTCGTCGACGAGGTCGTTTCGCTCGTCTTTGCTTGA
- a CDS encoding MmcQ/YjbR family DNA-binding protein — MAVIEDVRALGSELERSYPVYVRGRLKFRVKQIVYVAFSLDETVMGFAFPKEERAALIAGEPEKFGLPSESDMRFNWVHAELAPLDPTEAREFVVDAWRMVVPQKVSRAYDLSHPDGPG, encoded by the coding sequence ATGGCGGTAATCGAGGACGTTCGCGCCCTGGGCTCGGAGCTCGAGCGCTCCTATCCGGTCTACGTGCGCGGCCGGTTGAAGTTCCGGGTCAAGCAGATCGTCTATGTCGCGTTCTCCCTCGACGAGACAGTGATGGGGTTCGCGTTCCCGAAAGAGGAGCGCGCCGCGCTCATCGCCGGCGAGCCGGAGAAGTTCGGGCTGCCGTCGGAGTCGGACATGCGGTTCAACTGGGTCCACGCCGAGCTCGCTCCGCTGGACCCGACCGAGGCCCGCGAGTTCGTCGTGGACGCGTGGCGGATGGTGGTCCCCCAGAAGGTCTCCCGCGCCTACGACCTCTCCCATCCCGATGGTCCGGGATGA
- a CDS encoding cupin domain-containing protein, whose product MATSRFTDQDSRLDELYGDVAAADLQPLWKLSGLLTPEPVPRTVPYRWRAEALSGLAARSGELVGIDRGGDRRVLACANPGLGGAPYATSTMWAGMQYLGAGERAPAHRHTPAALRFVLAGEGAWTLVDGDPLRMATGDLVLTPSMTFHEHHNPGAEPMMWLDVLDLPVVAALDAVFFEEGSDAQGGLSSEPASAAERLWGAGPGLVPGGLGKARHEAAHSPLLVYRRADTDRALAAQLAATGASEAQIRYTNPQTGADVMPTMRCEMRRVRAGSRSRTTRQAGSRVGAVLAGTGEVLIGDQRFALAPGDVFAVPSWAPYGLAAEEHLDVFSVSDAPVLEALGLYREREC is encoded by the coding sequence ATGGCGACATCTCGCTTCACGGATCAGGACAGCCGGCTGGACGAGCTGTACGGCGACGTAGCGGCAGCCGATCTCCAGCCGTTGTGGAAGCTCTCCGGCCTGTTGACGCCGGAGCCGGTGCCCCGGACCGTCCCGTACCGGTGGCGGGCCGAAGCGCTCAGCGGGCTCGCGGCGCGCAGTGGCGAACTGGTCGGCATCGACCGGGGCGGCGATCGCCGGGTGCTGGCCTGCGCGAATCCCGGTCTCGGCGGTGCGCCGTACGCGACCTCCACCATGTGGGCCGGGATGCAGTACCTGGGCGCGGGGGAGCGCGCGCCCGCGCACCGGCACACCCCGGCGGCCCTGCGATTCGTCCTCGCAGGCGAGGGTGCCTGGACGCTTGTCGACGGCGACCCGTTGCGCATGGCGACCGGCGACCTCGTGCTCACCCCGAGCATGACCTTCCACGAACACCACAACCCCGGCGCCGAGCCGATGATGTGGCTGGACGTGCTCGACTTGCCGGTCGTCGCCGCGCTCGACGCGGTGTTCTTCGAGGAGGGCTCCGACGCGCAGGGTGGCTTGAGCAGTGAGCCTGCTTCGGCCGCCGAACGGCTCTGGGGCGCTGGTCCCGGCCTCGTGCCCGGCGGGCTCGGCAAGGCCCGGCACGAGGCGGCGCATTCGCCGCTGCTGGTGTACCGGCGCGCCGACACCGACCGGGCGCTCGCGGCGCAGCTGGCCGCCACCGGCGCGAGCGAGGCGCAGATCCGCTACACCAATCCGCAGACCGGCGCCGACGTCATGCCCACCATGCGCTGCGAGATGCGCCGCGTGCGCGCCGGCAGCCGCAGCCGCACAACCCGCCAGGCAGGGTCCCGGGTGGGGGCCGTGCTGGCCGGCACCGGCGAGGTGCTGATCGGTGACCAGCGCTTCGCGCTCGCACCGGGTGACGTCTTCGCTGTGCCGTCGTGGGCTCCCTACGGCCTTGCCGCCGAGGAGCACCTGGACGTGTTCAGCGTCAGTGACGCACCCGTGCTGGAAGCGCTGGGCCTCTACCGCGAACGGGAGTGCTGA
- a CDS encoding cytochrome P450 — MSEALSDAPQYPMSRGRCPFDPPPELDRRLHDEPVSHVKIWDGSEPWLFTRYEDVRAMLADSRVSADTDVPGYPQQSPGIAARSKRAKVFFSMDDPGHAAQRRLFTADFMVKKVERLRPRIQKIVDELIDDLLAGPKPVDLVQAFALPLPSLVICELLGVPYSDRAFFHRVSKILISKASSPDEQMSGTEELLAYLRGLVKEKQAEPGDDVLSRLAVEQVTTGKMTADEVAMMGQLLLVAGHETTANMIALGTTALLEHPDQLDLVRDGDPALVANAVEELLRYLSIVHTGRRRVALEDMELAGQTIRKGDGLIGASDVANRDAEAFPEPDKLDVTRKARHHVAFGYGVHQCLGQPLARVELQVVYSTLYRRIPTLKLAAPLEELDFKHDMVVYGLHSLPVTW, encoded by the coding sequence ATGTCGGAGGCTCTGTCCGACGCGCCCCAATACCCGATGTCGCGCGGCCGCTGTCCGTTCGACCCGCCGCCGGAACTCGATCGGCGACTGCATGACGAGCCGGTGTCCCACGTCAAGATCTGGGACGGCAGCGAACCCTGGCTGTTCACACGCTACGAAGACGTCCGGGCGATGCTCGCCGACTCGCGGGTCAGTGCCGACACCGATGTACCCGGCTATCCGCAGCAGTCCCCGGGTATCGCCGCCAGGAGCAAGCGCGCCAAGGTGTTTTTCAGCATGGACGATCCCGGACACGCCGCCCAACGGCGCCTGTTCACCGCCGACTTCATGGTGAAGAAGGTGGAGCGCCTGCGGCCACGGATCCAGAAGATCGTCGACGAGCTGATCGACGACTTGCTGGCCGGCCCGAAGCCCGTGGACCTGGTGCAGGCCTTCGCCCTGCCCCTGCCTTCGCTGGTGATCTGCGAGCTGCTCGGTGTGCCGTACTCCGACCGCGCGTTTTTCCACCGCGTCAGCAAGATCCTGATCTCGAAGGCATCGTCGCCGGATGAACAAATGTCGGGAACGGAAGAGCTGCTGGCCTACCTGCGCGGGCTGGTGAAGGAGAAGCAGGCCGAGCCGGGCGACGACGTGCTCAGCCGGCTCGCCGTGGAGCAGGTGACCACCGGGAAGATGACCGCGGACGAAGTCGCGATGATGGGCCAGCTGCTGCTCGTGGCCGGCCACGAGACCACGGCCAACATGATCGCGCTCGGTACCACGGCACTGCTGGAACACCCGGATCAGCTCGACCTCGTGCGAGACGGCGACCCGGCGCTGGTGGCCAACGCCGTGGAGGAACTGCTGCGCTACCTCTCGATCGTCCACACGGGACGCCGACGGGTGGCGCTGGAGGACATGGAGCTCGCCGGGCAGACGATTCGCAAGGGCGACGGGTTGATCGGCGCGTCGGACGTCGCGAACCGCGACGCCGAGGCGTTCCCGGAGCCCGACAAGCTCGATGTCACGCGCAAGGCTCGCCACCACGTGGCGTTCGGCTACGGCGTGCACCAGTGTCTCGGGCAGCCGCTGGCTCGAGTCGAGCTACAGGTGGTCTACAGCACGCTCTACCGGCGGATCCCGACGCTCAAGCTCGCAGCGCCATTGGAGGAGCTGGACTTCAAGCACGACATGGTCGTCTACGGGCTGCACTCACTGCCCGTGACATGGTGA
- a CDS encoding NAD(P)/FAD-dependent oxidoreductase has product MRAVVVVGAGAAGLTAVETLREHGFDGRLTLIGAEPHAPYDRPPLSKQVLLGSWEPDRLALRPPGSYTELGLDTRFGRQATGLDLPGRRVRLDDGTAVAFDALVIATGVRPRRLPGAEGVCYLRTVEDAVVLRERLRSARRTVVVGAGFLGVEIAAAARSLGSTVTVVDPLPSPMIRQFGPALGELVRAAGEERGVEFRMGVGVTTADAGLVRLDDGTTLAADVVVAAVGAEPATEWLAGSGLDLRGGVRCDAFCRAADGVYVAGDVAANPDPATGTHRRFEHRMNATEQGRRAALNLLGHDEPFAPSRFFWTDAGDIRIQAAGTFADGELTVVDGSVADGKFVAAHAAGGRVTGILGWNNPRGFTRARGRLGAPAGEGKSTEGKVLT; this is encoded by the coding sequence ATGAGAGCGGTGGTGGTCGTGGGTGCGGGCGCGGCGGGGCTCACTGCGGTGGAGACGCTGCGGGAGCACGGTTTCGACGGCCGGCTCACCCTGATCGGCGCGGAGCCCCACGCCCCGTACGACCGGCCGCCGCTGTCGAAGCAGGTGCTGCTCGGTTCCTGGGAGCCGGACCGGCTCGCACTGCGCCCGCCCGGCAGCTACACCGAGCTCGGGCTGGACACCCGGTTCGGCCGGCAGGCAACCGGGCTGGACCTGCCCGGCCGCCGCGTCCGGCTCGACGATGGGACGGCAGTGGCGTTCGACGCGCTCGTGATCGCCACCGGCGTGCGGCCGCGGCGGCTGCCCGGCGCCGAGGGCGTGTGTTACCTGCGTACGGTCGAGGACGCAGTGGTCCTGCGGGAACGGCTGCGCTCGGCGCGGCGCACCGTCGTGGTCGGCGCGGGGTTCCTCGGCGTCGAGATCGCGGCGGCCGCGCGGTCGCTCGGCTCGACCGTCACCGTCGTCGATCCGTTGCCCAGTCCCATGATCCGGCAATTCGGGCCGGCATTGGGCGAGCTTGTGCGGGCGGCGGGTGAAGAACGCGGCGTGGAGTTCCGGATGGGCGTCGGGGTCACGACCGCGGACGCCGGATTGGTGCGGCTGGACGATGGCACGACGCTCGCGGCCGACGTCGTGGTCGCGGCCGTCGGCGCCGAACCGGCCACGGAGTGGCTTGCCGGCTCCGGGCTGGACCTGCGCGGTGGCGTGCGCTGCGACGCGTTCTGCCGAGCCGCCGACGGCGTCTACGTGGCCGGCGACGTCGCGGCCAACCCCGATCCGGCGACCGGTACCCACCGCCGGTTCGAACACCGGATGAACGCCACCGAGCAAGGCCGGCGCGCCGCGCTGAACCTGCTCGGGCACGACGAGCCGTTCGCGCCGTCGCGTTTCTTCTGGACCGACGCCGGCGACATCCGGATCCAGGCCGCCGGCACCTTCGCCGACGGTGAGCTGACGGTCGTCGACGGCTCGGTGGCCGATGGCAAGTTCGTGGCCGCCCACGCGGCGGGCGGCCGCGTGACCGGCATCCTCGGTTGGAACAACCCCCGCGGGTTCACCCGGGCCCGAGGCAGGCTTGGCGCCCCGGCCGGGGAAGGGAAAAGCACGGAAGGGAAAGTGCTGACATGA